A single Primulina eburnea isolate SZY01 chromosome 11, ASM2296580v1, whole genome shotgun sequence DNA region contains:
- the LOC140806139 gene encoding ACT domain-containing protein ACR1-like isoform X1 gives MYWFRDTHESSLVLFRVFYCPKSYIVKMDITYKPSIHPEFEELMERIHPPRVCIDNDTFPGLTLVKVDSTNKHGMLLEIVQVLTDLDLVISKSYISSDGGWLMDVFHVTDQKGGKIMDQSVIDRIHEGICASRRVSRPQQLWIGQTALEMTGIDRPGLMSEMSAALAELGCDVSSAMAWTHNNRAACIIYVDDKGGPITDPSRVAQVQAQLENVVEAHHYNNERRSVRLTVPAMCQTHTERRLHQLMAADRDYEECCSCCRTGNDDDDVDQVYQYEGKTKKECEGTHVKIDKCKENGYSAVTIRCRDRPKLLYDTLCTLTDLHYVVFHATMSSNEAIAFQEYYIRHENGSTLDSEAERLRVTQCLVAATERRNSHGLRLDICVRNRKGWLSDVTRVFRESGLSITRAEIGTRGENAVGTFYVKDISGQKVNAETLEMVTQEIGGSIVVSNTSSESSPEATSPETSRINTGRTQQFSLGNFLREQLERLSSNFRPIKGEHSPVNDRQLPCKNGQSKVYF, from the exons ATGTATTGGTTTCGTGACACCCACGAGAGCAGCCTAGTTTTATTCAGAG TGTTTTATTGCCCAAAAAGTTATATTGTGAAGATGGACATTACTTACAAACCAAGCATTCATCCTGAATTCGAAGAACTCATGGAAAGAATACATCCACCGAG GGTTTGTATTGACAATGACACTTTTCCAGGCTTAACTCTTGTGAAG GTTGATAGTACTAATAAGCACGGGATGCTGCTGGAGATCGTCCAAGTTTTGACGGATCTTGATCTTGTTATTTCGAAATCGTACATCTCGTCTGATGGTGGCTGGCTCATGGATG TCTTCCACGTAACCGACCAGAAGGGGGGGAAAATCATGGACCAAAGTGTCATAGATCGCATCCATGAG GGCATCTGCGCTAGTAGGAGAGTTTCCAGGCCCCAGCAACTATGGATAGGACAAACAGCGCTTGAGATGACTGGGATAGATAGGCCAGGTTTGATGTCCGAGATGTCAGCTGCGCTGGCCGAGCTAGGATGCGACGTCTCCTCAGCCATGGCATGGACTCACAACAACCGAGCAGCGTGCATTATTTATGTAGACGATAAAGGTGGGCCTATCACGGACCCTAGTCGAGTGGCCCAAGTGCAGGCGCAACTTGAGAATGTCGTCGAAGCCCATCACTACAATAACGAGAGACGTAGCGTGAGATTGACTGTCCCGGCTATGTGTCAAACCCACACAGAGAGACGGCTTCACCAGCTGATGGCTGCTGATAGAGACTACGAGGAATGTTGTTCATGTTGTCGTACTggtaatgatgatgatgatgttgATCAAGTCTACCAGTATGAAGGAAAGACGAAGAAAGAATGTGAAGGCACGCATGTGAAAATTGACAAGTGTAAAGAAAATGGATATTCCGCCGTGACGATAAGGTGCAGAGATCGGCCTAAATTGTTATACGACACACTTTGTACTTTGACAGATCTGCACTATGTAGTCTTCCATGCAACGATGAGTTCCAACGAAGCTATTGCTTTCCAG GAGTACTATATAAGACATGAGAATGGAAGTACTTTAGATTCTGAAGCTGAGAGGCTAAGGGTTACTCAGTGTTTGGTTGCTGCCACAGAAAGGAGAAATTCCCAT GGATTAAGACTGGATATTTGCGTAAGAAACAGAAAGGGATGGCTATCGGACGTCACTCGAGTTTTCCGGGAGAGTGGATTATCAATAACTAGAGCCGAGATTGGCACTCGTGGTGAAAACGCGGTCGGAACGTTCTACGTGAAAGACATATCGGGGCAAAAAGTAAATGCAGAAACCCTGGAAATGGTGACTCAAGAAATCGGGGGCTCCATTGTAGTTTCTAATACATCTTCTGAATCATCCCCCGAAGCCACATCCCCAGAAACGAGTAGAATCAATACCGGAAGAACACAACAATTTTCGCTCGGAAACTTTCTGCGGGAACAGCTGGAGCGGCTTTCAAGCAACTTTAGACCCATAAAAGGTGAGCATTCACCAGTTAATGATCGGCAGTTGCCATGCAAAAATGGACAGTCCAAGGTTTATTTCTGA
- the LOC140806110 gene encoding putative pumilio homolog 13, translating to MISFFTYFMVPLVNHQFGSRVIGRCFNIFPAPADETEPIVDVIADNCLEIAKDKNGSCLLQVIVSKVSIPNSHGRQRILSAITLGAVKLSMDQFGNRVLQHVIGLEMPFVVSRIVDELEGWFSFLAKDKYASIVVKQLMEASEGKYSSQIANRIIRSPNFLSVLVDPYGYSVIQSAKTYSNKIVRKTLDRLICRYSDLLDDYKKFNHV from the exons ATGATATCCTTCTTCACTTACTTCATGGTTCCGCTCGTAAACCACCAGTTTGGTTCTCGCGTTATTGGCCGTTGCTTCAATATCTTCCCTGCTCCGGCAGACGAAACTGAA CCAATAGTCGATGTGATAGCTGATAATTGTTTGGAAATAGCTAAAGACAAAAATGGATCCTGCCTTCTGCAAGTCATCGTATCAAAAGTCTCTATACCAAATAGCCACGGCCGACAGCGAATTCTCTCAGCAATAACGTTAGGAGCAGTCAAACTGTCTATGGACCAGTTCGG GAATCGTGTACTGCAGCATGTAATAGGATTGGAGATGCCTTTTGTGGTAAGCCGTATAGTAGATGAACTGGAAGGGTGGTTCAGTTTCCTGGCGAAAGACAAATATGCTAGCATTGTAGTAAAGCAATTGATGGAGGCATCTGAAGGAAAATACTCATCTCAAATCGCCAACCGTATTATCAGGAGTCCTAATTTCTTGAGTGTCCTAGTAGATCCTTATGGCTACTCTGTTATCCAATCCGCCAAGACATACTCTAAC AAAATTGTTCGCAAGACTTTGGATCGTCTGATTTGCCGGTACTCTGATCTGCTAGATGATTATAAAAAGTTCAATCATGTCTGA
- the LOC140806109 gene encoding putative pumilio homolog 7, chloroplastic isoform X2 translates to MQESDPSYAGVHIFTMGGNNTSAPVPAGQRPPTNRLPPLPPVCFSLGLKGKVFWQAMDPYGCQLLHQKLQARKPEDIQMIFSEVKDQICLLMFDRLGSYVIQKLFEVCDEEQRTQLVSSVTSDIPFLKVVCLNSQGSESMKKFLECLTTPKQISDMMSVFQQLTLPLVNHHIGYVVIAHCFDVFPIPAEETKPILDVITDNFLEIATNPSGICLLRQILVSEVFLLESLPTILSEIIVNVYQLSQDPIGFEVVEHVIHLGTQDVIRDIVAKLRRDFAALSMDKYARNVVIELMVKCQEKYAHQIMDDLIINPYLWRSHLEPFVNFVPRCVEEYAMVTLSDALNSLDVRDSDHQQSHHNGKNVLPRKRRRDRV, encoded by the exons ATGCAAGAAAGTGATCCCTCGTACGCCGGTGTTCATATATTTACGATGGGTGGCAATAACACGTCAGCGCCTGTTCCCGCCGGACAAAGGCCGCCAACCAATCGTCTGCCGCCGCTGCCGCCTGTTTGTTTTTCACTAGGTTTGAAGGGCAAGGTGTTTTGGCAAGCAATGGATCCATATGGTTGCCAGCTCTTGCATCAGAAACTCCAGGCAAGGAAACCGGAAGACATCCAGATGATCTTTTCGGAGGTGAAAGATCAGATATGTTTGTTGATGTTCGACCGGTTAGGTAGCTATGTTATTCAAAAGCTTTTCGAAGTCTGCGACGAAGAACAGAGGACACAGCTGGTTTCTTCGGTCACTTCCGATATCCCTTTTCTCAAGGTTGTTTGTCTCAACTCTCAAGG ATCTGAGTCCATGAAGAAGTTTCTCGAGTGTCTCACGACACCAAAGCAAATATCTGATATGATGTCCGTCTTCCAACAACTCACCCTTCCGCTCGTAAACCACCACATTGGTTATGTCGTTATTGCCCATTGCTTCGATGTCTTCCCTATCCCTGCAGAAGAAACTAAA CCTATACTCGATGTGATAACTGATAATTTTTTGGAAATCGCCACCAACCCGAGCGGAATCTGCCTTCTCAGGCAAATCCTCGTGTCAGAAGTCTTTCTACTGGAAAGCTTACCGACTATTCTCTCAGAAATAATAGTAAATGTATATCAGCTGTCCCAAGATCCAATCGG GTTTGAGGTTGTGGAGCATGTAATACACCTCGGGACTCAGGATGTGATAAGAGATATAGTGGCTAAACTGAGAAGGGATTTCGCTGCCCTGTCAATGGACAAATATGCAAGGAATGTAGTAATAGAATTGATGGTGAAATGCCAAGAAAAATACGCACATCAAATCATGGATGATCTAATTATCAATCCTTATTTATGGAGATCCCATCTAGAGCCTTTTGTCAATTTTGTTCCCCGATGCGTTGAGGAATATGCTATG GTAACCCTTTCGGATGCTTTGAATTCTCTGGATGTCCGAGACTCTGATCACCAGCAGAGCCATCACAATGGAAAGAATGTTCTGCCTAGAAAGAGAAGGAGGGATCGTGTCTGA
- the LOC140806139 gene encoding ACT domain-containing protein ACR1-like isoform X2, translating to MDITYKPSIHPEFEELMERIHPPRVCIDNDTFPGLTLVKVDSTNKHGMLLEIVQVLTDLDLVISKSYISSDGGWLMDVFHVTDQKGGKIMDQSVIDRIHEGICASRRVSRPQQLWIGQTALEMTGIDRPGLMSEMSAALAELGCDVSSAMAWTHNNRAACIIYVDDKGGPITDPSRVAQVQAQLENVVEAHHYNNERRSVRLTVPAMCQTHTERRLHQLMAADRDYEECCSCCRTGNDDDDVDQVYQYEGKTKKECEGTHVKIDKCKENGYSAVTIRCRDRPKLLYDTLCTLTDLHYVVFHATMSSNEAIAFQEYYIRHENGSTLDSEAERLRVTQCLVAATERRNSHGLRLDICVRNRKGWLSDVTRVFRESGLSITRAEIGTRGENAVGTFYVKDISGQKVNAETLEMVTQEIGGSIVVSNTSSESSPEATSPETSRINTGRTQQFSLGNFLREQLERLSSNFRPIKGEHSPVNDRQLPCKNGQSKVYF from the exons ATGGACATTACTTACAAACCAAGCATTCATCCTGAATTCGAAGAACTCATGGAAAGAATACATCCACCGAG GGTTTGTATTGACAATGACACTTTTCCAGGCTTAACTCTTGTGAAG GTTGATAGTACTAATAAGCACGGGATGCTGCTGGAGATCGTCCAAGTTTTGACGGATCTTGATCTTGTTATTTCGAAATCGTACATCTCGTCTGATGGTGGCTGGCTCATGGATG TCTTCCACGTAACCGACCAGAAGGGGGGGAAAATCATGGACCAAAGTGTCATAGATCGCATCCATGAG GGCATCTGCGCTAGTAGGAGAGTTTCCAGGCCCCAGCAACTATGGATAGGACAAACAGCGCTTGAGATGACTGGGATAGATAGGCCAGGTTTGATGTCCGAGATGTCAGCTGCGCTGGCCGAGCTAGGATGCGACGTCTCCTCAGCCATGGCATGGACTCACAACAACCGAGCAGCGTGCATTATTTATGTAGACGATAAAGGTGGGCCTATCACGGACCCTAGTCGAGTGGCCCAAGTGCAGGCGCAACTTGAGAATGTCGTCGAAGCCCATCACTACAATAACGAGAGACGTAGCGTGAGATTGACTGTCCCGGCTATGTGTCAAACCCACACAGAGAGACGGCTTCACCAGCTGATGGCTGCTGATAGAGACTACGAGGAATGTTGTTCATGTTGTCGTACTggtaatgatgatgatgatgttgATCAAGTCTACCAGTATGAAGGAAAGACGAAGAAAGAATGTGAAGGCACGCATGTGAAAATTGACAAGTGTAAAGAAAATGGATATTCCGCCGTGACGATAAGGTGCAGAGATCGGCCTAAATTGTTATACGACACACTTTGTACTTTGACAGATCTGCACTATGTAGTCTTCCATGCAACGATGAGTTCCAACGAAGCTATTGCTTTCCAG GAGTACTATATAAGACATGAGAATGGAAGTACTTTAGATTCTGAAGCTGAGAGGCTAAGGGTTACTCAGTGTTTGGTTGCTGCCACAGAAAGGAGAAATTCCCAT GGATTAAGACTGGATATTTGCGTAAGAAACAGAAAGGGATGGCTATCGGACGTCACTCGAGTTTTCCGGGAGAGTGGATTATCAATAACTAGAGCCGAGATTGGCACTCGTGGTGAAAACGCGGTCGGAACGTTCTACGTGAAAGACATATCGGGGCAAAAAGTAAATGCAGAAACCCTGGAAATGGTGACTCAAGAAATCGGGGGCTCCATTGTAGTTTCTAATACATCTTCTGAATCATCCCCCGAAGCCACATCCCCAGAAACGAGTAGAATCAATACCGGAAGAACACAACAATTTTCGCTCGGAAACTTTCTGCGGGAACAGCTGGAGCGGCTTTCAAGCAACTTTAGACCCATAAAAGGTGAGCATTCACCAGTTAATGATCGGCAGTTGCCATGCAAAAATGGACAGTCCAAGGTTTATTTCTGA
- the LOC140806109 gene encoding putative pumilio homolog 7, chloroplastic isoform X1 — protein MIERFIELLRRGTAEDHDSAIKCIRTSLAPCALDAYPEAYEDFKHVLLAFIYDQDDQTSPVANEVAMQESDPSYAGVHIFTMGGNNTSAPVPAGQRPPTNRLPPLPPVCFSLGLKGKVFWQAMDPYGCQLLHQKLQARKPEDIQMIFSEVKDQICLLMFDRLGSYVIQKLFEVCDEEQRTQLVSSVTSDIPFLKVVCLNSQGSESMKKFLECLTTPKQISDMMSVFQQLTLPLVNHHIGYVVIAHCFDVFPIPAEETKPILDVITDNFLEIATNPSGICLLRQILVSEVFLLESLPTILSEIIVNVYQLSQDPIGFEVVEHVIHLGTQDVIRDIVAKLRRDFAALSMDKYARNVVIELMVKCQEKYAHQIMDDLIINPYLWRSHLEPFVNFVPRCVEEYAMVTLSDALNSLDVRDSDHQQSHHNGKNVLPRKRRRDRV, from the exons ATGATTGAG AGATTTATCGAGTTATTAAGGAGAGGAACTGCTGAAGATCACGATTCTGCCATTAAGTGCATACGGACGTCCCTTGCTCCGTGTGCCCTGGATGCCTACCCG GAAGCATACGAGGATTTTAAGCATGTGCTTTTGGCCTTCATTTATGACCAAGACGATCAGACGTCTCCAGTGGCGAACGAG GTGGCGATGCAAGAAAGTGATCCCTCGTACGCCGGTGTTCATATATTTACGATGGGTGGCAATAACACGTCAGCGCCTGTTCCCGCCGGACAAAGGCCGCCAACCAATCGTCTGCCGCCGCTGCCGCCTGTTTGTTTTTCACTAGGTTTGAAGGGCAAGGTGTTTTGGCAAGCAATGGATCCATATGGTTGCCAGCTCTTGCATCAGAAACTCCAGGCAAGGAAACCGGAAGACATCCAGATGATCTTTTCGGAGGTGAAAGATCAGATATGTTTGTTGATGTTCGACCGGTTAGGTAGCTATGTTATTCAAAAGCTTTTCGAAGTCTGCGACGAAGAACAGAGGACACAGCTGGTTTCTTCGGTCACTTCCGATATCCCTTTTCTCAAGGTTGTTTGTCTCAACTCTCAAGG ATCTGAGTCCATGAAGAAGTTTCTCGAGTGTCTCACGACACCAAAGCAAATATCTGATATGATGTCCGTCTTCCAACAACTCACCCTTCCGCTCGTAAACCACCACATTGGTTATGTCGTTATTGCCCATTGCTTCGATGTCTTCCCTATCCCTGCAGAAGAAACTAAA CCTATACTCGATGTGATAACTGATAATTTTTTGGAAATCGCCACCAACCCGAGCGGAATCTGCCTTCTCAGGCAAATCCTCGTGTCAGAAGTCTTTCTACTGGAAAGCTTACCGACTATTCTCTCAGAAATAATAGTAAATGTATATCAGCTGTCCCAAGATCCAATCGG GTTTGAGGTTGTGGAGCATGTAATACACCTCGGGACTCAGGATGTGATAAGAGATATAGTGGCTAAACTGAGAAGGGATTTCGCTGCCCTGTCAATGGACAAATATGCAAGGAATGTAGTAATAGAATTGATGGTGAAATGCCAAGAAAAATACGCACATCAAATCATGGATGATCTAATTATCAATCCTTATTTATGGAGATCCCATCTAGAGCCTTTTGTCAATTTTGTTCCCCGATGCGTTGAGGAATATGCTATG GTAACCCTTTCGGATGCTTTGAATTCTCTGGATGTCCGAGACTCTGATCACCAGCAGAGCCATCACAATGGAAAGAATGTTCTGCCTAGAAAGAGAAGGAGGGATCGTGTCTGA